The Musa acuminata AAA Group cultivar baxijiao chromosome BXJ1-3, Cavendish_Baxijiao_AAA, whole genome shotgun sequence genome window below encodes:
- the LOC103979972 gene encoding actin-related protein 9 isoform X2 — MDYYKSVVPSQLINERGANLVVINPGSANVRIGFANQQVPFNIPHCIARHVKGSDNRLTGSVQDQVLNLQAIPSQQLEREKAYDTIASFLKIPFLDEEVESNSFPRKMGPVDGYASHQSRSETSYTWTNVMEKKTNRSLAVDTTQITLSERAEDKDAECEPSNSKADDDGESPPEEFMFKEFICGEEALKISSVEPYCLSHPIRRGHFNVSQHYPLQQVLEDLHDIWNWILTEKLHLPSGERNLYSAILVLPETFDNREIKEMLSVVLRDLKFSLAVVHQEGLAATFGNGLSTACVVNIGAQVTSVICIEDGVALPSTVLTLPYGGEDISRCLLWLQRYHQTWPPIQTNPLVKPIDMFMLNKIKESYCQIREGEYDAVAIVHSFDEVRPVGSHKTRLSALNVPPMGLFYPALLVPEEYPQPPRPWFHDYEDMLEDTWHMEFSRRPDMSDGLYLGVNSGLNMWDNYSMLPSRPKKDDKLGLAEAITSSILSTGRLDLKRKLFCSIQLIGGVSLTAGLVGAVEERVLHAIPSNEAIDTVEVLQSRTNPLFVSWKGGANTLKGKTTTVKRVVITVW; from the exons ATG GATTACTACAAGAGCGTGGTTCCTTCCCAGCTGATCAACGAGCGCGGTGCCAATCTCGTCGTCATCAATCCAG GATCTGCAAATGTTAGAATAGGCTTTGCTAATCAGCAAGTACCATTCAACATTCCTCACTGTATAGCACGGCATGTGAAGGGTTCCGACAACAGACTGACGGGAAGTGTGCAGGATCAG GTGCTTAACTTGCAAGCAATTCCATCCCAACAATTGGAGCGTGAGAAGGCATATGACACT ATTGCATCATTTTTGAAGATCCCATTTCTAGATGAAGAGGTGGAAAGCAACTCATTTCCTCGTAAG ATGGGACCAGTTGACGGCTATGCTTCACACCAAAGCAGAAGTGAAACTTCATATACTTGGACAAATGTGATGGAGAAAAAGACAAACCGATCTTTGGCAGTTGATACTACTCAAATCACACTTTCTG AAAGAGCAGAGGACAAGGATGCTGAATGTGAACCCTCAAATTCTAAAGCTGATGATGATGGAGAGTCCCCTCCCGAAGAGTTTATGTTCAAGGAGTTCATATGTGGGGAAGAAGCCCTGAAAATTTCTTCTGTGGAGCCATATTGTTTAAGTCATCCTATAAGACGTGGCCATTTTAATGTTTCACAGCATTATCCTTTACAGCAG GTCTTGGAAGATTTACATGATATTTGGAATTGGATATTAACCGAAAAACTTCATCTTCCTTCAGGAGAGAGAAACTTATACTCTGCCATTCTTGTTTTGCCAGAAACATTTGACAACCGTG AAATCAAAGAAATGCTGTCTGTTGTTCTGCGTGACCTAAAGTTTAGCTTGGCAGTGGTACATCAG GAAGGTCTAGCTGCAACCTTTGGGAATGGATTATCTACGGCTTGTGTTGTTAACATTGGTGCTCAAGTAACATCAGTAATTTGCATCGAG GATGGTGTAGCTTTGCCTTCTACAGTTCTCACGTTGCCTTATGGTGGAGAG GATATCTCGAGATGCCTCTTGTGGTTACAGCGTTACCATCAGACTTGGCCACCTATTCAAACTAATCCACTGGTGAAGCCTATTGACATGTTTATGCTTAACAAAATAAAGGAATCTTACTGTCAGATTAGA gaaGGAGAATATGATGCTGTGGCCATAGTTCATTCATTTGATGAAGTTAGACCTGTTGGCTCACATAAGACAAGGCTATCTGCCCTTAAT GTTCCTCCTATGGGTCTTTTCTATCCTGCACTTCTTGTTCCTGAAGAATATCCACAGCCTCCCCGCCCATG GTTTCATGACTATGAGGACATGCTGGAAGATACATGGCATATGGAATTCTCAAGGAGACCTGACATGTCAGATGGTCTTTATCTGGGTGTTAACAGTGGATTAAACATGTGGGATAATTACTCCATGCTTCCATCTAGACCTAAAAAGGATGATAAACTTGGCCTTGCTGAAGCAATTACTAGTAGTATACTTTCAACAG GACGACTGGACCTTAAGAGGAAGCTGTTTTGCAGCATACAGCTG atAGGTGGAGTATCTTTGACAGCTGGTCTTGTGGGAGCAGTTGAAGAGAG GGTTTTGCATGCTATTCCTTCAAATGAAGCAATTGACACTGTGGAG GTGCTGCAATCAAGAACCAACCCATTGTTTGTGTCATGGAAAGGGGGTGCG AACACACTGAAGGGTAAGACCACCACCGTGAAGAGAGTGGTAATTACAGTCTGGTAG
- the LOC103979972 gene encoding actin-related protein 9 isoform X1: MDYYKSVVPSQLINERGANLVVINPGSANVRIGFANQQVPFNIPHCIARHVKGSDNRLTGSVQDQVLNLQAIPSQQLEREKAYDTIASFLKIPFLDEEVESNSFPRKMGPVDGYASHQSRSETSYTWTNVMEKKTNRSLAVDTTQITLSERAEDKDAECEPSNSKADDDGESPPEEFMFKEFICGEEALKISSVEPYCLSHPIRRGHFNVSQHYPLQQVLEDLHDIWNWILTEKLHLPSGERNLYSAILVLPETFDNREIKEMLSVVLRDLKFSLAVVHQEGLAATFGNGLSTACVVNIGAQVTSVICIEDGVALPSTVLTLPYGGEDISRCLLWLQRYHQTWPPIQTNPLVKPIDMFMLNKIKESYCQIREGEYDAVAIVHSFDEVRPVGSHKTRLSALNVPPMGLFYPALLVPEEYPQPPRPWFHDYEDMLEDTWHMEFSRRPDMSDGLYLGVNSGLNMWDNYSMLPSRPKKDDKLGLAEAITSSILSTGRLDLKRKLFCSIQLIGGVSLTAGLVGAVEERVLHAIPSNEAIDTVEVLQSRTNPLFVSWKGGAILGILDFSRDAWIHREDWIRNGIHIGSGRKYKDSYFLQAQATCYINS; the protein is encoded by the exons ATG GATTACTACAAGAGCGTGGTTCCTTCCCAGCTGATCAACGAGCGCGGTGCCAATCTCGTCGTCATCAATCCAG GATCTGCAAATGTTAGAATAGGCTTTGCTAATCAGCAAGTACCATTCAACATTCCTCACTGTATAGCACGGCATGTGAAGGGTTCCGACAACAGACTGACGGGAAGTGTGCAGGATCAG GTGCTTAACTTGCAAGCAATTCCATCCCAACAATTGGAGCGTGAGAAGGCATATGACACT ATTGCATCATTTTTGAAGATCCCATTTCTAGATGAAGAGGTGGAAAGCAACTCATTTCCTCGTAAG ATGGGACCAGTTGACGGCTATGCTTCACACCAAAGCAGAAGTGAAACTTCATATACTTGGACAAATGTGATGGAGAAAAAGACAAACCGATCTTTGGCAGTTGATACTACTCAAATCACACTTTCTG AAAGAGCAGAGGACAAGGATGCTGAATGTGAACCCTCAAATTCTAAAGCTGATGATGATGGAGAGTCCCCTCCCGAAGAGTTTATGTTCAAGGAGTTCATATGTGGGGAAGAAGCCCTGAAAATTTCTTCTGTGGAGCCATATTGTTTAAGTCATCCTATAAGACGTGGCCATTTTAATGTTTCACAGCATTATCCTTTACAGCAG GTCTTGGAAGATTTACATGATATTTGGAATTGGATATTAACCGAAAAACTTCATCTTCCTTCAGGAGAGAGAAACTTATACTCTGCCATTCTTGTTTTGCCAGAAACATTTGACAACCGTG AAATCAAAGAAATGCTGTCTGTTGTTCTGCGTGACCTAAAGTTTAGCTTGGCAGTGGTACATCAG GAAGGTCTAGCTGCAACCTTTGGGAATGGATTATCTACGGCTTGTGTTGTTAACATTGGTGCTCAAGTAACATCAGTAATTTGCATCGAG GATGGTGTAGCTTTGCCTTCTACAGTTCTCACGTTGCCTTATGGTGGAGAG GATATCTCGAGATGCCTCTTGTGGTTACAGCGTTACCATCAGACTTGGCCACCTATTCAAACTAATCCACTGGTGAAGCCTATTGACATGTTTATGCTTAACAAAATAAAGGAATCTTACTGTCAGATTAGA gaaGGAGAATATGATGCTGTGGCCATAGTTCATTCATTTGATGAAGTTAGACCTGTTGGCTCACATAAGACAAGGCTATCTGCCCTTAAT GTTCCTCCTATGGGTCTTTTCTATCCTGCACTTCTTGTTCCTGAAGAATATCCACAGCCTCCCCGCCCATG GTTTCATGACTATGAGGACATGCTGGAAGATACATGGCATATGGAATTCTCAAGGAGACCTGACATGTCAGATGGTCTTTATCTGGGTGTTAACAGTGGATTAAACATGTGGGATAATTACTCCATGCTTCCATCTAGACCTAAAAAGGATGATAAACTTGGCCTTGCTGAAGCAATTACTAGTAGTATACTTTCAACAG GACGACTGGACCTTAAGAGGAAGCTGTTTTGCAGCATACAGCTG atAGGTGGAGTATCTTTGACAGCTGGTCTTGTGGGAGCAGTTGAAGAGAG GGTTTTGCATGCTATTCCTTCAAATGAAGCAATTGACACTGTGGAG GTGCTGCAATCAAGAACCAACCCATTGTTTGTGTCATGGAAAGGGGGTGCG ATTCTTGGTATCCTGGATTTTAGTCGTGATGCTTGGATACATAGAGAGGACTGGATAAGAAATGGGATTCACATAGGAAGTGGCAGAAAATACAAGGATTCATATTTTCTTCAGGCACAGGCAACGTGCTACATTAATTCTTAA
- the LOC103979971 gene encoding protein gamma response 1, translating into MERDLVNAPKFDYSSDTDDLKYVSGLSTIFVATIQEVKDRVSQIELIFCSQLFPCLQSTSKLLQKKLADTRNAMEAEWKKKEHALLHQIEELLSEKKHCQDEIQQLCSSLEESRTKLMGTEQLVKKYELEKGQLMDEVESLTRNEVIIGELKRQLEQKTSEIAEGKELQQSLLEQSELNDKKLSIEQAKRRELLEDYNRLRTSYKQLKSQYLYLIRKLDNNLENEHHLDRKQEVKSSPRSYPKKRRLQDYEENEEEITSIASQTDETKSEGGSHEDPAVHHDLPLVKRLTNGSHVTHSSYRPSILPKYTVGTTKSEPIAGEKKGSSSWRDTRAKEARGVDLHDDFLDTPLEIVRNINKLPCKEAQDIAVPPKDVDLNNYDDETQDMNTKTIPHQQCISVLGPNKGGFKYVEPVRKKTERENLKGVECQQCKKFYDAVLLGDDGNPDHVNRRCEHHDGVSRHRYRYAPPMTPEGFWNIGFDSDM; encoded by the exons ATGGAACGTGACCTGGTTAATGCACCAAAATTTGATTACTCCAGTGATACTGATGATTTGAAGTATGTGAGTGGACTCAGCACAATATTTGTGGCCACCATTCAAGAAGTAAAAGACCGGGTTTCCCAAATAGAATTAATCTTCTGTAGCCAACTATTTCCATGTTTGCAATCAACATCAAAGCTCTTACAGAAAAAGCTTGCTGATACCAGGAATGCAATGGAGGCTGAATGGAAGAAAAAAGAACATGCCCTCTTACATCAGATTGAAGAGCTTCTTTCTGAAAAGAAACATTGTCAAGATGAAATCCAGCAATTGTGCAGTTCATTAGAGGAAAGTAGGACAAAGTTAATGGGCACTGAACAGTTGGTAAAGAAATATGAATTAGAGAAAGGACAACTTATGGACGAAGTTGAAAGCTTAACAAGGAATGAGGTAATAATTGGTGAATTGAAAAGGCAGCTCGAGCAGAAAACCAGTGAAATAGCTGAGGGGAAGGAGTTGCAACAAAGTTTATTAGAACAAAGTGAATTGAATGATAAGAAATTGTCAATTGAGCAAGCTAAAAGAAGAGAGTTGCTTGAGGATTACAACAGGTTGAGAACAAGTTACAAACAATTGAAATCACAATACCTTTACTTAATCAGGAAGCTGGATAACAACTTAGAAAATGAGCATCACTTGGACAGGAAGCAGGAGGTAAAGAGTTCGCCAAGGTCTTATCCAAAAAAGAGAAGACTCCAAG ATTATGAAGAGAATGAAGAGGAGATTACGAGCATTGCATCTCAGACAGATGAGACAAAATCTGAGGGTGGTTCTCATGAAGATCCTGCAGTCCATCACGATCTTCCTTTAGTTAAAAGATTGACCAATGGTTCCCATGTCACTCATTCATCTTACCGCCCATCCATTCTGCCAAAGTATACTGTTGGTACCACCAAATCAGAGCCAATAGCTGGTGAAAAGAAAGGCAGTTCATCTTGGAGGGATACTCGGGCTAAAGAAGCTCGTGGTGTGGATCTCCATGATGACTTTCTTGACACTCCTTTGGAGATCGTGAGGAACATAAACAAGCTCCCCTGCAAAGAAGCTCAAGATATTGCAGTCCCTCCAAAAGATGTGGATTTAAACAATTATGATGATGAAACACAAGATATGAACACCAAGACTATACCACACCAACAGTGCATTTCTGTTCTAGGTCCAAATAAAGGGGGATTTAAGTACGTGGAGCCTGTAAGGAAGAAGACTGAGCGGGAGAATCTTAAAGGAGTTGAATGCCAGCAATGCAAGAAATTCTATGATGCAGTTCTGCTCGGTGATGATGGTAATCCAGATCATGTGAATAGGCGCTGCGAACATCATGATGGTGTGTCAAGGCATCGTTACAGGTATGCCCCTCCAATGACACCTGAAGGATTCTGGAACATTGGGTTCGATTCAGATATGTAG